One Maribacter cobaltidurans genomic window carries:
- a CDS encoding helix-turn-helix transcriptional regulator produces the protein MKVQLETISPDSKSPFRLLHDPKLSHLFYWHFHPELELVYIEGADAKRHVGDHISNFEGSDLVLIGSNIPHLNFDHGVTTSYRKEVLHIKPGFKDNVLRDYPELKQLDRLLDLSRYGVAFHGKTKEEVGTLLKKLYQLEPFDFFISVLNILKRLSQSKEFQLLHKTPYVNKLKNKEQKRMRMIYAHIDERYQEKITLDEMADLCGLTKPAFCRYFKKTTGSTFVSFLNQYRISQAKRLLLMGKNVGEACFECGFESLSYFNRSFKKITGENPSVFKKGFTGQ, from the coding sequence ATGAAAGTACAACTGGAAACCATTTCGCCCGATTCTAAAAGTCCGTTCAGGTTATTGCACGACCCTAAACTGAGCCATCTTTTTTATTGGCATTTTCATCCCGAACTGGAACTGGTCTATATAGAAGGTGCCGATGCCAAACGGCATGTGGGCGATCATATCTCGAATTTTGAGGGCAGCGACCTTGTGCTTATAGGCTCCAACATTCCCCATTTGAATTTTGACCATGGCGTTACTACCTCGTACCGCAAGGAGGTATTACATATAAAACCCGGTTTTAAGGATAATGTATTGCGGGATTACCCGGAACTGAAGCAATTGGACCGTCTTTTGGATCTATCCAGATATGGGGTCGCCTTTCACGGTAAGACCAAGGAAGAGGTGGGTACGCTATTGAAGAAATTATATCAATTGGAACCCTTTGATTTCTTTATATCCGTATTGAACATTCTAAAACGTTTGTCCCAAAGCAAGGAGTTTCAACTGTTACATAAAACACCCTATGTTAACAAGCTAAAAAACAAGGAACAAAAGCGGATGCGAATGATATATGCACATATTGATGAACGCTACCAGGAAAAAATAACCTTGGATGAAATGGCCGACCTCTGCGGACTGACCAAACCGGCCTTTTGTCGCTATTTTAAAAAGACCACGGGTAGCACCTTTGTTTCTTTTTTAAACCAATATCGTATCAGTCAGGCCAAACGCTTATTGCTCATGGGAAAGAATGTGGGCGAAGCGTGTTTTGAGTGCGGATTTGAAAGTCTTTCCTATTTTAACCGAAGCTTTAAAAAGATAACGGGCGAGAATCCATCTGTATTTAAAAAAGGTTTTACCGGCCAGTAA
- a CDS encoding phytanoyl-CoA dioxygenase family protein — protein sequence MQQSTEKVAMGNMAHQDIPGNPSTATSSKQKLNDRSNGEPLRVLSESDWEFWKHNGYIVIKKAITKEQAEKTAEFLWEFDEKDPNDKSTWYAPPRAEMKMKELTGTGMVEVYNHQYLWDNRQTQKVYDAFVDVWGTEKLWVTIDRANLNFPQREGENKKGFIHWDYDPETKPQNVQGVLALADQTDENMGGFQCIPWLYRNYDTWKLTQPEDRDHFQPDISDLEDKIVKVKMEAGDLLIFNSTEPHGIRPNKSGDKVRIAQYISMMPAEEDNEALKNWRVNSWKNRVAPEGYAFPGDPRKWEQTRYETAKLSPLGEKLLGLKPW from the coding sequence ATGCAACAATCCACAGAAAAAGTAGCAATGGGAAATATGGCCCATCAGGATATTCCTGGAAATCCGTCGACCGCGACAAGCAGTAAGCAAAAGCTCAATGACCGATCTAATGGAGAACCACTTCGAGTACTTTCCGAGTCCGATTGGGAGTTTTGGAAGCATAACGGATACATCGTCATCAAGAAAGCCATAACCAAAGAACAGGCCGAAAAGACCGCTGAATTCCTTTGGGAATTTGATGAAAAGGACCCCAATGACAAAAGTACCTGGTATGCCCCGCCACGGGCAGAGATGAAAATGAAGGAACTTACCGGTACTGGAATGGTGGAAGTCTATAACCATCAATATTTATGGGATAACCGCCAAACCCAAAAAGTATATGATGCTTTTGTAGATGTATGGGGAACCGAAAAACTATGGGTGACCATTGATCGTGCCAACCTAAACTTTCCGCAGCGGGAGGGTGAAAACAAAAAAGGTTTTATCCATTGGGATTATGACCCGGAAACCAAACCGCAAAATGTACAGGGTGTTTTGGCGCTAGCCGATCAAACCGATGAAAACATGGGCGGTTTTCAGTGTATTCCTTGGTTGTACCGTAATTATGATACCTGGAAATTGACCCAACCCGAAGACCGAGATCATTTTCAACCTGATATTTCCGATTTGGAGGATAAAATTGTGAAGGTAAAAATGGAAGCAGGCGACCTTCTGATTTTTAATAGTACCGAACCACATGGAATTCGGCCTAATAAATCAGGGGATAAAGTGCGAATAGCTCAGTATATTTCCATGATGCCTGCCGAAGAGGATAATGAGGCCCTTAAAAATTGGCGTGTAAATTCATGGAAAAACAGGGTGGCGCCAGAAGGTTATGCATTTCCCGGGGATCCCAGAAAATGGGAACAAACGAGATACGAAACTGCCAAATTATCGCCGCTGGGAGAAAAATTATTGGGTCTAAAACCTTGGTAA
- a CDS encoding SulP family inorganic anion transporter, giving the protein MRKYLNLFDFKQKVDYKTEILSGLTVALALVPEAIAFALIPGFSPLTGLYAAFVLALVTSILGGRPGMISGATGAVAVIFVGLILELKRNFPGIEPETILNYVFATVILAGVLQIGAGLLRLGKFIRLVPHPVMFGFVNGLAIIIFMAQFPNFYNKTTGDLLSGAPLYIMLGLTLLTMVIIWGLPKLTKAVPSSLVAIIVVSAIVIGFGINTMTVADIMGEGESIKGGFPPLSIPQLPFTWATFKIIIPYAAIVAGVGLIESLLTLNIIDEITETRGSGNKECVAQGTANILSGFLSGMGGCAMIGQSLINTSAGARARLSGITAAVMLLVFIMFGSSLIERLPMAALVGLMFMVAIGTFEWASFKTFGKMPKSDVIVMVLVTLITAITHNLAVAVLLGVVISALAYSWENAKRIRARKHVDENGVKHYEIYGPLFFGSTTLFAEKFDVPNDPEEVIIDFKESRVADMSGIEALNKITERYAKVGKKVHLRHLSKDCIRLLQNADEIIDVNVMEDPTYKVVADKF; this is encoded by the coding sequence GTGCGCAAGTATTTGAATTTATTCGATTTTAAGCAAAAGGTAGATTACAAAACCGAAATACTATCCGGGTTAACCGTGGCCTTGGCCCTGGTTCCAGAGGCTATTGCCTTTGCCCTGATTCCTGGGTTTTCTCCCCTAACCGGACTATATGCTGCTTTTGTCTTGGCCTTGGTGACTTCAATTCTTGGTGGACGACCGGGAATGATCTCGGGGGCAACAGGTGCCGTTGCGGTAATTTTTGTTGGGTTGATCTTGGAATTGAAACGGAATTTTCCCGGGATTGAACCAGAGACCATTTTAAATTATGTCTTTGCCACCGTTATCCTAGCAGGGGTATTGCAGATAGGTGCTGGACTTTTAAGATTGGGTAAGTTTATCCGATTGGTGCCGCATCCTGTCATGTTCGGATTTGTGAACGGGTTGGCCATCATTATATTCATGGCACAATTCCCCAACTTTTATAATAAAACTACGGGTGATTTATTAAGTGGGGCTCCATTGTATATTATGTTAGGGCTCACGCTTTTGACCATGGTTATCATTTGGGGGCTTCCTAAATTAACAAAGGCGGTTCCTTCTTCCTTGGTTGCCATTATCGTGGTTTCTGCCATAGTGATCGGCTTTGGTATCAATACGATGACCGTAGCGGACATCATGGGCGAGGGGGAAAGTATTAAAGGTGGTTTCCCTCCGTTATCCATTCCGCAATTACCCTTCACTTGGGCAACGTTTAAAATCATAATACCTTATGCGGCCATCGTTGCAGGCGTTGGGCTTATAGAAAGTTTATTGACGCTGAATATTATTGATGAGATTACCGAAACCCGCGGTAGCGGAAATAAGGAATGTGTCGCTCAGGGAACGGCCAACATCCTCTCGGGATTTTTATCGGGTATGGGCGGCTGCGCCATGATCGGTCAGAGTTTGATCAACACTTCTGCCGGGGCAAGAGCACGGTTATCCGGAATTACTGCAGCGGTTATGCTTTTAGTGTTTATTATGTTCGGTTCCAGTTTGATTGAACGCTTACCTATGGCTGCTTTAGTAGGGCTTATGTTTATGGTGGCCATTGGGACCTTTGAATGGGCCAGCTTTAAGACCTTTGGGAAAATGCCCAAATCCGACGTGATTGTGATGGTATTGGTAACCTTGATTACGGCCATAACACATAATCTTGCAGTAGCCGTACTTTTAGGGGTAGTCATTTCTGCATTGGCATATTCCTGGGAGAATGCAAAGCGTATCCGTGCCAGAAAACATGTGGATGAAAATGGGGTAAAACACTATGAGATTTATGGTCCCCTTTTCTTTGGTTCTACCACGCTTTTTGCTGAAAAGTTCGATGTACCCAATGACCCGGAAGAAGTGATTATCGACTTTAAGGAAAGTAGGGTGGCGGATATGTCCGGTATCGAGGCGCTGAACAAAATCACGGAACGATATGCCAAGGTTGGAAAAAAGGTTCATTTAAGACATTTGAGCAAGGATTGTATCCGTCTACTCCAAAATGCCGATGAGATTATTGACGTTAATGTGATGGAAGATCCAACCTATAAGGTAGTTGCCGATAAATTCTAA
- a CDS encoding TlpA family protein disulfide reductase codes for MKKGKIKVSDILFVVFIVLLIVPQTRTSIMVMLNQLKVELFSPGLEPEEEQLKLNPFVYQLENLKGEKSYVKVGDGDITFMSYWATWCPPCIAEFPSIDDLYQDYGDKINFVMISNEDPEKIRKFLEKKNFSVPAVVPKMEAPEDLYEKTIPTNYIIDASGKIIIKEKGASDWNSEKVRQILDGLIAAKENSRE; via the coding sequence ATGAAAAAAGGAAAGATCAAGGTAAGTGATATTCTTTTTGTGGTTTTTATTGTTTTGCTGATTGTTCCGCAAACAAGAACTTCCATTATGGTGATGTTGAACCAATTGAAGGTTGAACTTTTTTCTCCAGGATTGGAGCCTGAGGAAGAACAGTTGAAATTAAACCCATTTGTATATCAATTGGAAAATTTAAAAGGAGAAAAATCCTATGTCAAAGTGGGTGATGGGGACATCACGTTCATGAGTTACTGGGCCACTTGGTGCCCACCTTGTATCGCAGAATTCCCGAGTATAGATGACTTATACCAAGATTATGGAGACAAAATAAATTTTGTGATGATATCCAATGAAGACCCGGAGAAAATAAGGAAGTTCCTAGAAAAGAAAAATTTTAGCGTTCCTGCGGTTGTTCCAAAAATGGAAGCACCTGAAGACCTATATGAAAAAACAATCCCTACGAATTATATTATAGATGCCTCCGGAAAAATCATCATCAAGGAAAAGGGAGCTTCGGATTGGAACAGTGAAAAAGTGAGGCAGATTTTAGATGGTTTAATAGCAGCAAAGGAAAACAGTAGGGAATAA
- a CDS encoding c-type cytochrome yields the protein MRKLFTLLALGALVLSCGEKKEEKKDGFEMNRTKKEKVKATEASGGVPVDLDNKGVGPIKNVEFSDEIDADLAAAGEEKFQAICTACHMAEQRMIGPALKGVYERRSPEWVMNMIINPDVMLKEDPIAKALLKEYNNAIMLNQNLSEEDARAVAEYLRTL from the coding sequence ATGCGAAAATTATTCACCTTATTGGCCCTTGGCGCCTTGGTTCTAAGCTGTGGCGAAAAGAAAGAAGAAAAAAAGGATGGTTTTGAAATGAACCGTACAAAAAAAGAGAAAGTTAAGGCAACGGAAGCTTCGGGAGGTGTTCCCGTGGATTTGGATAACAAGGGTGTTGGCCCAATCAAGAATGTTGAGTTTAGTGATGAAATTGATGCGGATTTAGCAGCAGCCGGGGAAGAAAAATTCCAAGCTATCTGTACGGCCTGCCATATGGCAGAACAACGCATGATCGGACCGGCCTTAAAAGGAGTTTATGAAAGAAGGAGTCCGGAGTGGGTAATGAACATGATCATCAATCCCGATGTAATGCTCAAGGAAGACCCAATTGCCAAGGCTTTATTGAAAGAGTATAACAATGCCATTATGCTAAACCAAAATCTTTCTGAGGAAGATGCCAGAGCCGTTGCGGAGTATTTGCGTACGCTTTAA
- a CDS encoding YheT family hydrolase yields the protein MPLISSNYNPPLLFKHAHFSTIYNGLFRKVHGLNQKRERIQLSDGDFLDLDWSYCSQPTKKVAILIHGLEGDSKRAYIQGAAKILSQNDFDVCALNLRGCSGFPNTLYRSYHSGATEDLKEVVDYILEMDHYSEIYLYGFSLGGNLLLKYLGENKEAPKEVKGAVAISVPCQLDDSLEQLLHFKNILYSKRFKGNLIDKLKIKKQLFPDKISLSEIKQIRTLKDFDDIYTSRAHGFTNAMDYYSKSSCLQFIPFIEVPCLIVNAQNDSFLGEACYPFQEAEKNRNIYLEVPIYGGHVGFYGRQNKTYTEVRSLEFLKEIH from the coding sequence ATGCCGCTTATCAGCTCCAATTACAACCCACCATTACTCTTTAAACACGCACATTTTTCTACAATCTATAATGGATTGTTTCGAAAAGTACATGGTCTAAACCAGAAAAGGGAAAGGATTCAGCTATCTGATGGTGACTTCTTGGATTTGGATTGGAGTTACTGTTCGCAACCTACAAAAAAAGTAGCCATCCTTATTCATGGATTGGAAGGTGATTCCAAAAGGGCCTATATACAAGGAGCTGCTAAAATTTTAAGCCAGAACGACTTTGATGTTTGTGCTTTAAACTTAAGAGGCTGTAGTGGTTTCCCTAATACATTATATCGTTCCTATCACTCCGGGGCCACAGAGGATTTAAAGGAGGTTGTTGATTACATTCTCGAAATGGATCACTATTCGGAAATTTATCTTTATGGTTTTAGTCTAGGCGGAAATTTGTTGCTGAAATATTTGGGAGAAAATAAAGAAGCACCCAAAGAAGTTAAGGGTGCCGTGGCCATCTCCGTTCCCTGTCAATTAGATGACTCTCTTGAACAGTTATTGCACTTTAAAAACATATTGTATTCCAAAAGGTTTAAAGGAAACCTCATCGATAAACTTAAAATAAAAAAACAACTTTTTCCGGACAAGATTTCCCTTTCGGAAATAAAGCAGATTAGGACTTTAAAAGATTTTGACGACATCTATACAAGTAGGGCCCATGGTTTTACCAATGCCATGGACTACTATTCCAAATCCAGTTGTTTGCAGTTTATACCTTTTATAGAAGTACCCTGCTTAATTGTAAATGCTCAAAACGATTCCTTTTTGGGTGAAGCTTGTTATCCATTTCAAGAAGCTGAAAAGAATAGGAATATTTATTTGGAAGTACCTATATATGGAGGACATGTCGGTTTCTACGGCCGGCAAAACAAAACATATACTGAAGTTCGTTCCTTGGAATTCTTAAAGGAAATTCATTAG
- a CDS encoding NAD(P)H-dependent flavin oxidoreductase → MTTNSSFFKDLSLPVIAAPMFLISGPKLVIECCKNGIVGTFPALNQRTSEGFEEWLIEIKTALSQFEKETGKKPAPFGVNLIVHQTNPRLEADLKLCIKHKVPLVITSLGAVSQVVDAIHSYGGLVFHDIIKKRHAEKASEAGVDGLILVASGAGGHAGTINPMTLVSEIKQFYSKTIILSGCISTGRDIASALQMGADMAYMGTRFINTEESKATPEYRKMIIDAGASDVVYTASISGVHANFLGASLKAAGITEEDLKKDTKIDFGKELNTEAKAWKTIWSAGQGVATIHNTLSVSHLVTNLKSEFKKAVEEQAKVLEIFPK, encoded by the coding sequence ATGACCACAAACAGTTCATTTTTCAAAGACCTTTCCCTCCCCGTAATTGCCGCCCCTATGTTTCTTATTTCAGGGCCAAAACTGGTTATTGAATGTTGCAAAAATGGTATCGTAGGTACATTTCCGGCATTAAACCAACGGACTAGCGAAGGCTTTGAGGAATGGTTGATAGAAATTAAAACCGCCTTGTCACAATTTGAAAAAGAAACCGGAAAAAAACCGGCGCCTTTTGGGGTAAACCTTATCGTACACCAGACAAACCCACGATTGGAAGCAGACCTAAAGCTTTGCATTAAACACAAAGTACCCTTGGTGATTACCTCTTTAGGCGCAGTTTCCCAAGTTGTTGACGCCATTCATAGTTACGGTGGCCTCGTATTCCATGATATCATCAAAAAAAGACATGCAGAAAAAGCCTCGGAAGCCGGTGTGGACGGTCTCATTTTGGTTGCCTCGGGTGCTGGGGGACACGCAGGCACCATTAATCCAATGACCCTTGTATCTGAAATTAAACAATTCTATTCTAAAACTATTATTCTATCTGGTTGTATAAGTACCGGTAGGGACATTGCTTCGGCACTCCAAATGGGTGCGGATATGGCCTATATGGGAACCCGATTTATCAATACCGAGGAAAGTAAGGCAACACCAGAATATCGAAAAATGATCATTGATGCAGGTGCGAGTGACGTGGTCTATACGGCATCCATTTCAGGGGTACACGCTAATTTTTTGGGTGCCAGTCTAAAGGCCGCAGGTATCACGGAAGAGGATTTGAAAAAAGACACTAAAATTGATTTTGGAAAGGAATTGAATACCGAGGCCAAGGCCTGGAAAACCATTTGGTCCGCTGGTCAAGGTGTTGCCACTATCCATAATACCTTATCCGTATCCCATTTGGTGACCAACTTAAAATCTGAATTTAAAAAGGCTGTAGAAGAGCAAGCAAAAGTCTTGGAAATATTTCCAAAATAA
- a CDS encoding acyl-CoA thioesterase: MYLKEFEIRWSDVDANRHLANSAYLNYMSHTRMSYLMEIGFDQRTLAANEIGPVVFYEHMYYFKEAFPGKPIKVSMEIMGMSEDAKFFEFHHNFYNHKGENFAHCEMMGAWINLKTRKLTGLTNDFLATFSGVEKGEGFRILTKEDTRKFSKTPNNL, from the coding sequence ATGTACTTAAAAGAATTTGAAATAAGGTGGAGCGATGTGGATGCCAACAGGCATTTGGCAAATTCGGCCTACCTTAATTATATGAGCCATACCCGAATGTCTTATTTAATGGAGATAGGTTTTGACCAGAGAACATTGGCGGCCAACGAGATAGGTCCGGTCGTATTTTACGAGCATATGTATTATTTCAAAGAGGCTTTCCCGGGAAAGCCCATCAAAGTATCCATGGAAATAATGGGAATGAGCGAGGATGCAAAGTTTTTTGAATTTCATCATAATTTCTACAACCATAAGGGGGAAAATTTCGCCCATTGCGAAATGATGGGTGCCTGGATAAACTTGAAGACGAGAAAACTTACCGGGCTCACGAACGACTTTTTAGCTACCTTCAGTGGGGTGGAAAAAGGAGAGGGATTTAGAATTTTGACAAAAGAGGATACCCGCAAATTTTCAAAAACACCAAATAACCTTTAG
- a CDS encoding GntR family transcriptional regulator, whose translation MFEQMNNCTEEVYTQLRKLIVTKKLIPGEAIGQRELSQILNTNDDCLKLVIKRLCKETLVIMGSNKEVMVREVETKEIIDVLDCRIALETKAVKLFTLNASQARIDDLRNLMVPFENGPQNAHVFQKIDRLFHELIVKNCGNKRLIDLFMKANFWSALELLGTTRSLKEILQEHLDIISAIHNRDVDKAVLLMGRHLENCKTSVL comes from the coding sequence ATGTTTGAACAGATGAACAATTGTACCGAGGAGGTTTACACCCAGTTAAGAAAACTGATCGTAACCAAAAAATTAATTCCCGGGGAGGCCATTGGACAAAGGGAACTTTCCCAAATATTAAATACCAATGACGACTGCTTAAAATTGGTCATTAAAAGGCTCTGCAAGGAAACTTTGGTAATTATGGGCTCTAATAAAGAGGTCATGGTTAGGGAAGTGGAGACCAAAGAAATCATTGATGTACTGGATTGTAGAATTGCCTTGGAAACCAAAGCAGTAAAGCTTTTTACGTTGAATGCCTCCCAAGCAAGGATTGATGATTTACGGAATTTAATGGTACCTTTTGAAAACGGACCTCAAAATGCCCATGTTTTTCAAAAAATAGATAGACTTTTTCATGAACTCATCGTTAAAAACTGTGGAAATAAAAGATTGATAGATTTGTTTATGAAGGCCAATTTTTGGTCTGCCTTGGAACTTTTGGGTACTACTCGTTCCCTGAAGGAAATATTACAGGAACATTTGGATATCATTTCTGCCATTCACAACAGGGATGTGGATAAGGCCGTACTTCTTATGGGAAGGCATTTGGAGAATTGTAAGACCTCTGTTCTTTAA
- a CDS encoding DMT family transporter, with protein sequence MSRRTLAILAALGATTIYALNHTIAKGVMPNYVQPFGFIMLRVTGAALLFWIFSLLGPKQKIEKRDWGRLLFCSIFGMVINMLAFFKGLQLSTPINSSVLVTVTPIIVVILSALWIKEKISWQKASGILMGFVGALLLILMGAEIRQDAPNIPMGNILLIVNATAYGTYLILVKKLIEKYHPFTLMKWLFTIGVVINFPITFNEVSAIEWSSIPLQVYAAIAFVIVGTTFLTYLFNVFALTQLKASTVSAFTYLQPLIGILFALGTGNDNLSLIKILAALLVLAGVYLASRKPKVPKIKIE encoded by the coding sequence GTGAGCCGAAGAACCCTTGCCATATTGGCCGCCTTGGGGGCCACAACCATTTACGCACTTAACCATACTATTGCAAAAGGAGTCATGCCCAATTATGTGCAACCCTTTGGTTTTATTATGCTAAGGGTAACAGGAGCTGCACTTCTATTCTGGATTTTCTCCCTGCTAGGGCCAAAACAAAAAATAGAAAAAAGGGATTGGGGTCGTCTCTTGTTCTGTTCCATTTTTGGAATGGTCATTAATATGCTGGCCTTTTTTAAAGGTCTTCAGTTGTCCACGCCCATTAATAGTTCCGTTTTGGTAACCGTTACCCCAATCATTGTTGTGATTCTTTCCGCCCTTTGGATAAAGGAGAAAATTTCGTGGCAAAAAGCCAGTGGCATCCTCATGGGTTTTGTTGGTGCACTATTGTTGATCCTTATGGGTGCGGAAATACGACAGGATGCCCCAAATATCCCTATGGGAAATATTCTATTGATCGTAAATGCCACAGCCTACGGGACATACCTTATCCTGGTAAAAAAACTAATTGAAAAATATCACCCATTCACTTTAATGAAGTGGCTTTTTACGATTGGAGTAGTTATCAATTTCCCTATCACCTTTAACGAGGTCTCTGCCATAGAATGGTCTTCAATACCTTTACAAGTATACGCCGCAATAGCTTTTGTTATTGTGGGAACCACCTTCCTCACCTATTTGTTCAATGTTTTCGCCTTAACCCAGTTAAAGGCATCAACGGTAAGTGCCTTTACCTATCTACAACCCCTTATTGGAATTCTTTTTGCCTTGGGAACGGGAAACGACAATCTAAGTTTAATTAAAATACTTGCTGCCCTTTTGGTTTTGGCAGGAGTGTACTTAGCGAGTAGAAAACCGAAAGTTCCAAAAATTAAGATAGAATAA
- a CDS encoding arsenate reductase family protein gives MGKKIYHLSTCNTCQKILKQLEPLDEFELQDIKTQPITESQLEEMYNLAQSYESLFSRRAMLFRQRGLNKQELGEQDYKNLILDHYTFLKRPVILFNDKIFIGNSKTTVEAAKEAIHS, from the coding sequence ATGGGTAAAAAAATATACCATCTAAGCACATGTAATACCTGTCAAAAAATCCTTAAGCAGCTGGAACCTTTGGACGAATTTGAACTGCAGGATATAAAAACCCAACCCATAACAGAGTCCCAACTAGAGGAAATGTACAATCTGGCCCAAAGTTATGAATCACTCTTTAGCAGAAGGGCAATGTTATTCAGACAAAGAGGACTCAACAAACAAGAACTAGGGGAACAGGATTACAAAAACCTGATTTTGGACCATTACACCTTTCTAAAAAGACCCGTAATTCTTTTTAACGATAAAATTTTTATTGGGAACAGCAAAACTACCGTTGAGGCGGCCAAAGAAGCCATTCATTCGTGA
- a CDS encoding DinB family protein translates to MSLESQLALTVQSRKILHKILTTTSKEDLLKIPEGFRNNIWWNIAHVVATQQILVYKFSGLQMRIPEEIVDKFMKGTVPDGTATDDEIKIIADFLISTVEWTKQDIDSGLFKDYKPYTTSAGFELKTLEDAMSFNLFHEGLHTATISTQLKFLAKGAQKNA, encoded by the coding sequence ATGAGTTTAGAAAGTCAGTTAGCATTAACAGTACAGAGTAGAAAAATTCTGCATAAGATTTTGACCACTACTTCCAAAGAGGATTTATTGAAAATCCCGGAAGGTTTCAGGAACAATATATGGTGGAATATAGCCCATGTTGTGGCTACCCAGCAAATTTTGGTCTATAAATTCAGTGGACTACAAATGAGAATTCCAGAAGAAATCGTGGATAAGTTTATGAAAGGGACCGTACCGGATGGAACAGCCACGGATGATGAAATTAAAATTATTGCCGATTTTCTTATCTCCACCGTGGAATGGACCAAACAGGATATAGATTCGGGGCTGTTTAAGGATTACAAACCCTATACGACCAGTGCCGGATTTGAGTTGAAAACCCTTGAGGATGCCATGAGCTTTAATCTCTTTCATGAAGGTCTTCATACGGCAACCATATCGACCCAACTTAAATTTTTAGCAAAGGGCGCTCAGAAAAATGCTTGA
- a CDS encoding DUF3298 and DUF4163 domain-containing protein, producing MKHFLTLLLFLLVFMGCEEDTSLIFEPMTFGNKTCENCALIEIDIPKAIGNKSIDEVVNTALREEIISILKYDDEIDVSTIDSAILSFQKEYDKLKSKFPEESTKWEATVKGTVTFENKQILTIRLDYYLFTGGAHGYSSIRYLNFDKTNGKELGNKELFKDIEAFKNLAESKFRAEEKIPMTSSINSTGFMFENDTFYLPENIGFTQEGLQLFYEQYEVASYADGPIVLVLPYQEIKKYLPQAFF from the coding sequence ATGAAACACTTTTTGACTTTACTTCTTTTCCTCCTTGTTTTTATGGGGTGCGAAGAAGACACCTCCCTAATTTTTGAACCCATGACCTTTGGCAACAAGACATGTGAGAATTGTGCCCTGATAGAGATTGACATACCCAAAGCCATTGGTAACAAAAGTATAGATGAAGTAGTTAATACGGCCCTTAGGGAGGAAATCATATCAATATTAAAATATGATGATGAAATTGACGTGTCAACCATTGATAGCGCTATTTTATCCTTTCAAAAAGAGTATGATAAGTTAAAGAGTAAATTCCCAGAAGAGTCCACAAAATGGGAAGCTACAGTGAAGGGCACCGTAACCTTTGAAAATAAGCAAATATTGACCATCCGTTTAGATTATTATTTATTTACCGGTGGTGCCCATGGATATAGTAGTATCCGTTATCTAAATTTCGACAAAACCAATGGAAAAGAATTAGGTAATAAGGAACTATTTAAGGATATAGAGGCATTTAAAAACTTGGCAGAATCCAAATTTAGGGCAGAAGAAAAAATACCGATGACCAGCTCCATAAACAGTACAGGGTTTATGTTTGAGAACGATACTTTCTACTTACCGGAGAACATAGGATTCACCCAAGAAGGCCTACAATTATTTTATGAACAGTACGAAGTTGCTTCTTATGCCGATGGACCTATAGTGCTCGTTCTACCCTACCAAGAAATAAAGAAATACCTTCCTCAAGCATTTTTCTGA